One window of the Granulicella arctica genome contains the following:
- a CDS encoding L-serine ammonia-lyase: MNTSLFELFKIGIGPSSSHTVGPMRAALRFVQTLTEADLLQRTSSITVDLYGSLALTGIGHGTDGAILLGLLGEAPDTIDSATIPTLLAAIRTTGTLTLGGTQPIRFVEAEHLHFNRSQMYPTPGATTHPNGVKFSASDSLGTLLSEGIFYSIGGGFILSQAEYEIQQSANAPASTRTVPYPFASAHDLLTTAATNSLTIAELLLANECALLSDSTLNIKRPAFLSVIPDGDLRLRDAPTTSEDKIRSGILALWQVMRESTERGIATEGILPGGLNVRRRAHRLAERLNTIGSTDPLAPIDWVTVFAMAVNEENAAGGRVVTAPTNGAAGVIPAIAHYYLRFTEGSAEEKEAGLIRYFLTAAAIGILYKENASISGAEVGCQGEVGVACSMAAGGLVAALNGTNAQIEHAAEIAMEHNLGMTCDPIGGLVQIPCIERNGMGAVKAINASRMAMHETGDHKLSLDQVIATMYQTGLDMQSRYKETSLAGLALNIIEC; encoded by the coding sequence GTGAACACTAGCCTCTTCGAACTCTTCAAAATCGGCATCGGCCCTTCCAGCTCCCACACCGTCGGTCCAATGCGAGCCGCCCTGCGCTTCGTCCAGACCCTCACCGAGGCCGATCTACTCCAGCGCACAAGCTCCATCACGGTCGATCTCTACGGCTCGCTCGCCCTCACCGGCATCGGCCACGGCACCGACGGAGCTATCCTCCTCGGCCTCCTCGGCGAAGCTCCCGACACCATCGACTCTGCAACGATCCCAACGCTGCTCGCCGCCATACGCACCACCGGCACGCTCACCCTCGGCGGCACCCAGCCCATCCGCTTCGTCGAGGCCGAACACCTGCACTTCAACCGTAGCCAGATGTATCCAACTCCGGGCGCCACCACTCATCCCAACGGCGTGAAGTTCTCCGCCTCCGACTCTTTAGGAACCTTACTCAGCGAAGGCATCTTCTACTCCATCGGCGGCGGCTTCATCCTCTCGCAGGCCGAGTACGAGATCCAGCAAAGCGCTAACGCTCCAGCCTCCACCCGCACAGTTCCCTACCCCTTCGCCAGCGCGCACGATCTCCTCACCACCGCCGCCACCAACAGTCTCACCATTGCCGAACTACTCCTCGCCAACGAGTGCGCCCTCCTCAGCGACTCAACCCTCAACATCAAACGCCCTGCCTTTCTTTCTGTCATTCCCGACGGGGACCTGCGTTTAAGAGACGCACCCACAACCTCCGAAGATAAAATCCGCTCCGGCATCCTGGCTCTCTGGCAGGTCATGCGCGAAAGCACCGAACGCGGCATCGCCACCGAGGGCATTCTCCCTGGAGGCCTCAACGTTCGCCGCCGCGCGCACCGACTCGCGGAACGTCTCAACACCATAGGCTCAACCGACCCGCTGGCTCCCATCGACTGGGTCACCGTCTTCGCCATGGCCGTCAACGAAGAAAATGCCGCAGGTGGCCGCGTCGTCACCGCCCCAACCAACGGAGCAGCCGGTGTCATCCCCGCCATCGCTCACTATTACTTACGCTTCACCGAAGGCTCCGCCGAAGAGAAGGAAGCAGGCCTCATCCGCTACTTCCTCACCGCCGCCGCCATCGGCATCCTCTATAAAGAGAACGCCAGCATCTCCGGCGCTGAAGTGGGCTGCCAGGGCGAAGTAGGCGTAGCCTGCAGCATGGCCGCAGGAGGGCTGGTCGCCGCCCTCAACGGCACCAACGCCCAGATCGAGCACGCCGCCGAGATCGCCATGGAGCACAACCTTGGCATGACCTGCGATCCCATCGGAGGCCTCGTCCAGATCCCCTGCATCGAACGCAACGGCATGGGCGCCGTCAAAGCCATCAACGCCTCCCGTATGGCCATGCACGAGACCGGCGACCACAAACTCTCGCTCGATCAGGTCATCGCCACCATGTACCAGACCGGCCTTGACATGCAATCCCGCTATAAAGAAACCTCACTAGCCGGCCTCGCCCTCAACATCATCGAGTGCTAG
- a CDS encoding MmcQ/YjbR family DNA-binding protein, whose amino-acid sequence MPAAIALFRKLALSLPDAIESSHFNQPDFRINNHIFATLAAQARGCGMVKLTPEQQAAFIAELPGIFEPVPGAWGLGGATLVHLDAVDEATLLGALTTAYHNVVARKSSSKAKRTPQ is encoded by the coding sequence ATGCCTGCAGCCATCGCCCTCTTCCGCAAACTCGCTCTCAGCCTGCCTGACGCCATCGAGAGCTCTCACTTCAATCAGCCCGACTTCCGCATCAACAATCACATCTTCGCTACGCTTGCCGCGCAGGCGCGAGGCTGCGGCATGGTGAAACTGACGCCTGAGCAGCAGGCCGCCTTCATCGCGGAGTTACCCGGCATCTTCGAGCCTGTCCCCGGAGCGTGGGGTCTCGGCGGCGCCACGCTTGTCCACCTGGACGCGGTCGATGAAGCAACCCTGCTCGGCGCACTGACCACCGCCTATCACAACGTCGTAGCCAGGAAGAGCAGCAGCAAAGCGAAGCGGACTCCGCAATAG
- a CDS encoding YifB family Mg chelatase-like AAA ATPase has protein sequence MLFKVRSAAVYGIDAHIIDVEVDYSGIKTAQEEFHTVGLPDAAVRESRDRVRSAIKNSGFDMPPTRITINLAPADLKKEGSGFDLPIAIGILGAYGALHIKDLSDFLLVGELGLDGQLRAVQGMLPIAVAARAKGIKNLVIPASNAREAAVVEGVNVYPVSSLLEVRELLNSAAFGSITAVPLKVETTELLNEMQHFPFDFKDVRGQHVAKRALEVAAAGGHNILMIGPPGSGKTMLAKRLPSILAPLRFEEALETTKIHSVAGVLDAEQGLVTHRPFRSPHHTISDAGLIGGGAVPRPGEVSLAHNGLLFLDELPEFPRNVLEVLRQPLEDGMVTIARAAMSLCFPARFMLAAAMNPCPCGYFNDKSRECMCTPPMIQRYVSKVSGPLLDRIDIHIEVPAVQYKELRGGSAAEGSAEIRARVLVARERQRERFEAGAERTKGTPRTASKPVYANAQMSTQQIRMYCELSSDAERLLERAMQQQGLSARAHDRILKVARTIADIEGADSIAVKHIAEAIQYRTLDRSYWS, from the coding sequence ATGCTTTTTAAAGTTCGCAGCGCTGCCGTTTATGGAATCGACGCGCATATTATCGACGTCGAGGTGGACTACTCGGGGATCAAGACGGCCCAGGAGGAGTTTCATACGGTGGGACTGCCGGATGCGGCGGTTCGAGAGAGTCGCGACCGGGTGCGATCGGCGATCAAGAACTCCGGGTTTGACATGCCGCCGACGCGGATCACGATCAACCTTGCTCCAGCGGACCTGAAGAAGGAAGGGTCAGGGTTCGACCTGCCGATTGCGATTGGGATTCTCGGGGCGTATGGGGCGCTTCACATCAAGGACCTAAGTGACTTTTTGCTGGTGGGCGAGCTTGGGCTGGATGGACAGCTGCGGGCGGTGCAGGGGATGCTGCCGATTGCGGTGGCTGCTCGGGCGAAGGGGATCAAGAACCTGGTGATTCCGGCAAGCAATGCTCGGGAGGCTGCTGTTGTGGAGGGTGTGAACGTTTACCCGGTGAGCAGCCTGCTGGAGGTGCGGGAGTTGCTGAACTCGGCAGCGTTTGGGTCGATCACTGCGGTGCCGCTGAAGGTGGAGACGACGGAGCTGCTGAACGAGATGCAGCACTTTCCGTTCGACTTCAAGGATGTGCGTGGGCAGCATGTGGCGAAACGGGCACTCGAGGTGGCGGCTGCGGGTGGGCATAACATTTTGATGATTGGACCACCAGGGTCGGGGAAGACGATGCTGGCAAAGCGGCTGCCGTCGATTCTGGCTCCGCTACGGTTTGAGGAGGCGCTGGAGACGACGAAGATCCATTCGGTGGCGGGAGTGCTGGATGCGGAGCAGGGGCTGGTGACGCATCGGCCGTTCCGGTCACCACACCACACCATCTCGGATGCAGGGTTGATCGGGGGCGGTGCTGTGCCTCGGCCGGGTGAGGTGTCGCTGGCGCACAACGGTTTGCTGTTTCTGGATGAACTGCCGGAGTTTCCGCGCAACGTGCTGGAGGTGCTGCGGCAGCCGCTGGAGGATGGCATGGTGACGATCGCGCGAGCGGCGATGAGCCTGTGCTTCCCGGCGCGATTCATGCTGGCAGCGGCGATGAACCCTTGTCCGTGTGGCTATTTCAACGATAAGAGCAGGGAATGCATGTGTACGCCGCCGATGATTCAGAGGTACGTGTCGAAGGTGTCGGGGCCGCTGCTGGATCGGATCGACATCCACATCGAGGTGCCAGCGGTGCAGTACAAGGAGTTACGGGGCGGGTCGGCGGCTGAGGGATCGGCGGAGATTCGGGCACGGGTGCTGGTGGCGCGGGAGAGGCAGCGGGAGCGGTTCGAGGCGGGGGCTGAACGAACGAAGGGAACACCGCGGACGGCATCGAAGCCGGTGTACGCGAATGCACAGATGAGCACGCAGCAGATTCGGATGTATTGCGAGCTTTCGTCGGATGCGGAGCGGTTACTGGAGCGGGCGATGCAGCAGCAGGGACTCAGCGCGCGGGCGCATGACCGAATCCTGAAGGTGGCGCGAACGATTGCGGATATCGAAGGTGCGGACTCGATTGCGGTAAAGCATATTGCGGAGGCGATTCAGTATCGGACGCTGGATCGGAGTTACTGGTCCTAG
- a CDS encoding DNA-directed RNA polymerase subunit omega, whose translation MRSDLIFGALTHVTNRYQLCQLASKATRKLHKPNTRLQDTTNEVLDRFKDTVPMDEGSEAPVEKVQVQERRAA comes from the coding sequence ATGCGCTCAGATCTTATTTTTGGAGCACTCACGCACGTCACGAATCGCTATCAGCTTTGTCAGCTGGCTTCCAAGGCGACCCGTAAGCTGCACAAGCCGAACACCCGTCTTCAGGACACAACGAACGAGGTCCTTGATCGTTTTAAGGACACAGTTCCCATGGACGAGGGCAGCGAAGCACCTGTCGAGAAGGTACAAGTTCAAGAACGCCGCGCGGCTTAG
- the rho gene encoding transcription termination factor Rho, producing MTISELKEHNIAELSKLARGLDIAGTSGLRKQDLIFKILQAQSEKEGHIFAEGVLEILPDGYGFLRSPDYNYLPGPDDIYVSPSQIRKFDLKTGDTISGNVRPPHEGEKYFALVKIEAINFESPEETRNKILFDNLTPLYAQERVKMETVREHISGRVMDLLTPVGKGQRGLIVAPPRTGKTMLLQSIANSITANHPEVVLIVLLIDERPEEVTDMQRSVKGEVISSTFDEPAARHVQVAEMVIEKAKRLVEHKRDVVILLDSITRLARAYNTIVPPSGKVLSGGVDSNALQRPKRFFGAARNIEEGGSLTIIATALVDTGSRMDEVIFEEFKGTGNMEVILDRKLVDKRVFPAIDIQRSGTRKEELLIPKEDLQRTWILRKVLNPLSPVEAMELLTDKLAKTRNNQEFLHNMSSL from the coding sequence ATGACGATTTCTGAACTGAAAGAGCACAACATCGCGGAGCTGAGCAAGCTTGCGCGTGGACTCGATATTGCGGGCACCAGCGGTCTTCGCAAGCAAGACCTTATCTTCAAGATTCTGCAGGCGCAGAGCGAAAAAGAAGGGCACATCTTTGCTGAGGGCGTCCTTGAGATCCTGCCCGATGGCTATGGCTTTCTTCGCTCCCCTGACTACAACTATCTGCCCGGACCTGACGATATTTACGTCTCGCCATCGCAGATCCGCAAGTTCGACCTGAAGACGGGCGACACCATCAGTGGCAATGTGCGTCCTCCCCACGAGGGCGAGAAATACTTCGCGCTGGTCAAGATCGAGGCGATCAACTTTGAATCGCCAGAAGAGACGCGTAACAAAATTCTGTTCGACAACCTGACACCGCTTTATGCGCAGGAACGAGTGAAGATGGAGACGGTTCGTGAGCACATCTCCGGCCGTGTGATGGACCTGCTTACTCCGGTGGGCAAGGGACAGCGTGGCTTGATTGTTGCTCCGCCGCGCACCGGCAAGACGATGCTGTTGCAGTCGATCGCGAACAGCATTACGGCCAACCACCCCGAAGTGGTGCTGATTGTATTGCTGATTGACGAGCGTCCGGAAGAAGTTACCGATATGCAACGTTCGGTCAAGGGAGAGGTTATCTCTTCGACCTTCGATGAGCCCGCAGCCCGCCACGTACAGGTCGCCGAGATGGTGATCGAGAAGGCGAAGCGTCTCGTAGAGCACAAGCGCGACGTAGTGATCCTGCTTGATTCGATCACCCGCCTGGCTCGCGCGTACAACACGATTGTTCCACCTTCGGGCAAAGTGCTCTCAGGCGGTGTTGATTCGAATGCGCTGCAGCGTCCGAAGCGCTTCTTCGGTGCCGCTCGTAACATCGAGGAGGGCGGATCGCTCACAATTATCGCCACCGCCCTGGTTGACACCGGCTCGCGCATGGATGAAGTGATCTTTGAAGAGTTCAAGGGTACGGGCAACATGGAAGTCATTCTCGACCGGAAGCTGGTCGACAAGCGTGTCTTCCCGGCGATTGACATTCAGCGTTCCGGTACCCGTAAAGAAGAGCTTCTGATCCCCAAGGAAGACCTTCAGCGGACCTGGATACTACGTAAGGTTTTGAATCCACTATCACCTGTCGAGGCAATGGAGTTGTTGACGGACAAACTGGCCAAGACCCGAAATAATCAGGAATTCCTTCACAATATGAGTTCACTGTAA
- a CDS encoding putative bifunctional diguanylate cyclase/phosphodiesterase, with amino-acid sequence MSGPRYHWLVGGAIALGLGIWSMHFVGMLAMQMPMRISYDPWITACSLLLAVVISYFALDVMTRSELTIGRLALAGLLIGLGIAGMHYVGMMAMRLQPSFHYRPLLVLISVIIALVFSWAAIWIALALDDERQHYILLKRCIGSVALGVAVAGMHYVGMNAVVFPVAATSDVTKGLSTDSLFSIVCVFSLCGLVMTLILSTLETRFDRLLMSSNLSLEDANKRLQVLATIDTLTGIPNRNSFIELTNERILRAEQNSQPFSLMFLDLDGFKTINDFMGHAAGDELLRSMAWELLNRVRNGDIVARLGGDEFVILLEGVGDLSDIGPVAANVLERMQKDFVIHGMPLRVTASMGVATYPKDGLTVSALLKSADTAMYDAKQHGRNTYRLFNPEMTDTSARVLRIHRGLADALEKDQFTLAFQPKFGGLQNKLVGAEALIRWRHPELGDLSPMDFIPIAEQTGQIAQISEWVVGEACRQMKQWEQHGLAPLKVAINLSPEQLRQAHYVERILEIIGKYGIESHRIMFEVTESVAMKEPAMAGEVIRQFQKAGFEIALDDFGIGYSSMAYLQQFRVKQLKIDRFFINALDDEGEESQAIVSAMIALAHSLHMTVVAEGVETMTQLEKLNELGCDELQGYLLSKPLNAALFEAFLREQGKLDKKLFEETLLGIGLTSIPPLAAIVH; translated from the coding sequence GTGAGCGGCCCGCGGTATCACTGGTTGGTGGGTGGGGCGATTGCACTCGGGCTGGGTATCTGGTCGATGCATTTTGTGGGCATGCTTGCGATGCAGATGCCGATGCGCATAAGTTATGACCCGTGGATTACGGCTTGTTCGCTATTGCTTGCCGTAGTCATTTCCTACTTCGCTTTAGATGTAATGACACGTTCGGAACTGACCATCGGCCGACTTGCACTGGCAGGTCTGCTGATCGGACTCGGAATCGCGGGCATGCACTATGTCGGGATGATGGCGATGCGCTTGCAGCCGTCATTCCACTATCGTCCACTTCTCGTTCTGATTTCAGTCATAATTGCCCTGGTATTTTCGTGGGCCGCTATCTGGATTGCTTTAGCGCTGGATGACGAGCGGCAGCATTACATCCTCTTGAAGCGTTGCATTGGGTCCGTTGCCTTAGGTGTTGCTGTCGCTGGAATGCACTACGTTGGCATGAACGCGGTGGTGTTCCCGGTGGCGGCCACAAGTGATGTCACGAAAGGGCTTAGTACTGATTCTCTGTTTTCGATTGTTTGTGTCTTCTCACTTTGCGGACTTGTGATGACGCTCATCCTCTCTACCCTGGAGACACGGTTCGATCGTCTCCTGATGAGCTCGAATCTCTCCCTCGAAGACGCCAACAAGCGGCTTCAGGTGCTTGCGACTATTGATACCCTTACTGGCATTCCCAATCGAAACTCCTTCATCGAGCTGACGAATGAACGCATTTTGCGCGCAGAGCAGAACTCGCAACCGTTCAGCTTGATGTTTCTCGATCTTGATGGTTTCAAGACGATTAACGACTTTATGGGCCATGCTGCGGGTGATGAGCTGCTGCGGTCGATGGCGTGGGAGTTATTGAATCGGGTCCGCAACGGCGATATTGTGGCCAGGCTTGGGGGAGACGAATTTGTCATTCTGCTGGAAGGGGTCGGCGATCTAAGCGACATAGGGCCCGTGGCTGCAAATGTGTTGGAGCGGATGCAGAAAGACTTTGTGATCCATGGAATGCCGTTGCGCGTGACTGCGTCGATGGGCGTTGCGACCTATCCTAAGGATGGCCTGACCGTATCGGCGCTGCTGAAGAGCGCCGACACGGCGATGTACGACGCGAAGCAGCATGGAAGAAACACGTACCGCCTCTTCAATCCTGAGATGACGGACACCTCGGCGCGAGTACTGCGCATTCACCGAGGCTTGGCGGATGCCCTGGAAAAGGATCAGTTCACGCTGGCCTTTCAGCCCAAGTTTGGTGGTTTACAGAACAAGCTGGTTGGGGCGGAGGCACTGATTCGCTGGAGGCACCCGGAGCTAGGCGATCTTTCGCCAATGGACTTTATTCCGATCGCTGAACAGACCGGCCAAATCGCGCAGATCTCCGAGTGGGTGGTTGGCGAAGCCTGCCGCCAGATGAAGCAGTGGGAACAGCATGGACTTGCTCCGCTGAAGGTTGCAATTAATCTGTCCCCGGAACAATTGCGACAGGCCCACTATGTCGAGCGAATCCTTGAGATTATCGGTAAGTACGGGATCGAATCCCACAGGATCATGTTTGAGGTAACCGAAAGTGTTGCGATGAAGGAGCCTGCGATGGCGGGCGAAGTCATCCGCCAATTCCAAAAGGCAGGGTTCGAGATAGCTCTTGATGATTTTGGCATCGGTTACTCGAGCATGGCGTACCTGCAGCAATTTCGTGTAAAGCAATTGAAGATCGACCGCTTTTTTATCAATGCTCTTGACGATGAAGGTGAAGAAAGTCAGGCAATTGTGTCGGCGATGATCGCCTTGGCTCACTCTCTCCATATGACGGTTGTAGCTGAGGGTGTCGAGACGATGACGCAACTCGAGAAGCTCAACGAGCTCGGCTGTGACGAGCTGCAGGGATATCTCCTGTCAAAGCCACTGAATGCAGCGCTGTTTGAGGCGTTCCTGCGGGAACAGGGAAAGCTGGATAAGAAGTTGTTCGAGGAGACTTTGCTCGGTATAGGTCTCACTTCTATCCCACCGCTGGCTGCGATCGTCCACTAG
- a CDS encoding riboflavin synthase → MFTGLVQSVGTILGLTPTDGATRITVAAPTLAAHLNTGDSIAVSGVCLTALNIEPDAFPPRFSADLAAETLARTTLGNLRKGYSVNLELPTPAGSPLGGHVVQGHVDGTAVLLALDPITPGTVNTDWRMRLQLSSDLARFVVAQGSITVEGISLTVASLDENIVEIAIIPHTYVATSLHTLTPGVLVNIETDVLARYAERHDHAPDGFKLTEQYLIANGY, encoded by the coding sequence ATGTTCACCGGCCTCGTCCAATCTGTAGGCACCATCCTCGGGCTCACTCCAACTGACGGAGCTACCCGGATCACCGTTGCCGCACCTACTCTCGCCGCGCACCTCAACACCGGCGACAGCATCGCCGTCAGCGGGGTTTGTCTCACTGCACTCAACATAGAACCCGATGCCTTCCCACCACGCTTCTCCGCAGATCTCGCAGCAGAAACACTGGCCCGCACGACGTTAGGCAACCTTCGCAAAGGCTACTCAGTCAATCTGGAGTTGCCCACGCCGGCTGGCTCACCCCTCGGCGGCCACGTCGTCCAGGGTCATGTCGATGGCACCGCCGTCCTGCTGGCGCTCGATCCCATTACACCGGGAACGGTCAACACCGATTGGCGGATGCGACTCCAGCTTTCCAGCGATCTCGCCCGCTTCGTCGTCGCCCAGGGATCCATCACCGTCGAGGGCATCTCGCTGACGGTCGCCTCACTAGATGAAAACATTGTCGAGATCGCGATTATTCCCCACACCTACGTCGCGACCAGCCTTCACACGCTCACACCGGGCGTCCTCGTCAACATCGAAACAGATGTGCTCGCGCGATATGCCGAGCGACACGACCATGCGCCTGACGGCTTCAAACTCACGGAGCAATACCTTATCGCCAATGGCTACTAG
- the ribD gene encoding bifunctional diaminohydroxyphosphoribosylaminopyrimidine deaminase/5-amino-6-(5-phosphoribosylamino)uracil reductase RibD, with amino-acid sequence MSDDRQFMQQALNLAAATAALASPNPQVGCVLVRGEKVIGEGAHLFEQRDHAEIAALKHAAAKGHTVGGATAYVTLEPCSHHGRTGPCADALIAAGIARVVVGTQDPNPLVSGQGIVKLRDAGIQVTIGVHEQHARNLIEAFAHFIQHGTPFVTLKAALSVDGKLAPPPAARTGTQPFWLTGPAARAEVQQLRHSTDAILTGIGTVLADDPALTDRTGLPRRRPLLRIVLDTHLQTPIHSQLVRTAKEDLLILCGTGVPTQRITSLELAGAQVEVLPEHNRQISLPAVLKLLGQRKLLSLLLECGSRLNGAFLTQNLVDKAVLFYAETELGDHAIPFAQGIASPFLFEQSLTRVNRTSFGPDACVTGYLHDPWISTPSIEIR; translated from the coding sequence ATGAGTGACGATCGCCAGTTCATGCAGCAGGCCCTCAACCTAGCCGCCGCGACCGCCGCCCTTGCTTCGCCTAATCCGCAGGTAGGCTGTGTCTTGGTCCGTGGTGAAAAAGTCATCGGCGAAGGTGCACACCTCTTCGAACAACGAGACCACGCCGAGATAGCCGCCCTCAAACATGCCGCTGCCAAGGGCCACACCGTAGGCGGTGCGACAGCCTACGTCACCCTCGAGCCCTGCAGCCATCACGGCCGCACTGGCCCCTGTGCCGATGCCCTCATCGCCGCCGGTATCGCGCGCGTAGTCGTCGGGACGCAAGACCCAAACCCCCTCGTCAGCGGTCAAGGCATCGTCAAGCTCCGCGATGCAGGCATTCAGGTGACGATCGGCGTGCACGAACAGCACGCTCGGAATCTCATCGAAGCCTTCGCCCACTTCATCCAGCACGGCACTCCATTCGTGACCCTTAAAGCAGCGCTTTCCGTCGACGGCAAGCTCGCTCCCCCACCCGCCGCCCGCACGGGCACCCAACCCTTCTGGCTCACCGGCCCTGCTGCTCGCGCCGAGGTCCAGCAGCTTCGCCACAGCACCGACGCCATCCTCACAGGTATCGGCACCGTCTTGGCCGACGATCCAGCTCTCACCGACCGCACCGGCCTTCCCCGCCGCCGTCCGCTCCTCCGCATCGTCCTCGACACCCACCTGCAAACGCCAATCCACTCCCAGTTGGTCCGCACCGCCAAGGAGGACCTCCTCATCCTCTGCGGCACCGGCGTGCCAACGCAACGCATTACCAGCCTTGAGTTAGCCGGCGCACAGGTCGAAGTCCTTCCCGAACACAACCGCCAGATCAGCCTCCCGGCCGTTCTCAAGCTACTCGGCCAACGCAAGCTCCTCAGCCTTCTGCTCGAGTGCGGCTCTCGCCTCAACGGAGCCTTCCTTACCCAAAACCTCGTTGACAAGGCCGTCCTCTTTTACGCTGAGACGGAACTCGGTGATCATGCCATCCCGTTCGCTCAAGGCATCGCCTCCCCATTTCTCTTCGAGCAGTCGCTCACCCGCGTGAACCGCACCAGCTTCGGTCCCGACGCCTGCGTCACCGGCTATCTGCACGATCCCTGGATCTCCACTCCGTCGATAGAAATCCGCTAA
- the ftsY gene encoding signal recognition particle-docking protein FtsY → MAFNLFGKRKPEPDQPTEPELTPSQPAEPEQRRGFFDRMKQAVTRTRESLNDSLGGFIALTREVDESTLSDLEPLLLAADIGAATSTQIIANLRERALRVGIEGGTELKHLLKAELKRILDGVVQPIAHPSLPPEVIMMVGVNGTGKTTTTGKLANLLSTGLDSRTVLLCAADTFRAAAIEQLEVWATRSGVPLIKTKQGGDPSAALYDACTAAKARGTQVLIVDTAGRLHTKTDLMKELDKMRRTAEKLIPGAPHQTLLVMDATTGQNGLTQARLFTEAAHVTGIVLTKLDGTAKGGIVLAIATELKLPVVYAGIGEKIEDLIPFDSTSFIDSLLD, encoded by the coding sequence ATGGCCTTCAACCTCTTCGGCAAACGCAAACCAGAACCCGACCAGCCCACCGAACCCGAATTGACCCCGAGTCAGCCAGCCGAGCCGGAGCAGAGACGCGGCTTCTTCGACCGCATGAAGCAGGCGGTCACGCGCACCCGCGAGAGCCTCAACGACTCTCTCGGTGGCTTCATCGCCCTCACCCGAGAGGTCGACGAAAGCACCCTCTCCGATCTCGAGCCGCTCCTCCTTGCAGCCGACATAGGTGCTGCGACCTCCACGCAGATCATCGCCAATCTCCGCGAACGGGCACTGCGCGTCGGCATTGAAGGCGGCACCGAGCTCAAGCATCTCCTCAAGGCCGAGCTCAAACGGATCCTCGATGGCGTCGTTCAGCCCATTGCTCACCCCTCCCTGCCGCCTGAGGTCATCATGATGGTTGGCGTCAACGGTACCGGCAAAACGACTACCACTGGCAAGCTCGCCAACCTCCTCAGTACTGGGCTGGATAGCCGCACAGTGCTTCTCTGCGCTGCCGATACCTTCCGCGCTGCTGCCATCGAGCAGCTCGAAGTCTGGGCCACTCGCTCCGGCGTTCCACTCATCAAGACCAAGCAGGGCGGTGATCCCTCAGCCGCACTCTACGACGCCTGCACCGCAGCCAAGGCACGCGGAACCCAGGTTCTCATCGTCGACACCGCAGGCCGCCTCCACACCAAGACCGACCTGATGAAGGAGCTGGACAAGATGCGCCGCACCGCCGAGAAGCTTATCCCCGGCGCACCTCATCAGACTCTCCTCGTCATGGACGCTACGACCGGCCAGAACGGTCTCACGCAGGCCCGCCTCTTCACCGAGGCCGCGCACGTAACCGGGATCGTTCTCACGAAGCTCGACGGCACCGCAAAGGGCGGCATCGTCCTCGCCATCGCGACCGAACTCAAGCTCCCGGTTGTTTATGCGGGCATCGGCGAGAAGATTGAAGATCTCATCCCCTTCGACTCCACCAGCTTCATCGATTCCCTCCTCGACTAA